One stretch of Micromonospora echinospora DNA includes these proteins:
- a CDS encoding TOMM precursor leader peptide-binding protein gives MLKPRIKSVHEPYTLPGNRLIIGLMQYGVASEIQDDEDGTIARILTLLDGTRYVWEVCADLAETHPGIDEDSVREVVDQLIAQGFVEDAAAPLPDGFTVEAAQRYDRARHFYAWIDTQPRRSPFEVQARIGRARVSVLGLGGTGTAVAAGLVASGVGGLHCADFDVIDQPNLTRQLLYTESDLGQPKVKVAVDRLRAMNSHVEVTGEECRVRSADDLVPLMNGRDAFVLCADRPVDQIQDWTNEAALRTGTPWFMALYTGPMTVVGSFLPGRTGCYTCLRRRPDKHEIQTDGTPLRGGERPNAVIAATANVTGHLCALEVLYHLGGLPQQVAGRVFHQNAARWDHHYFIDVPRDPDCPSCGPRGA, from the coding sequence ATGCTCAAGCCGCGCATCAAGAGCGTCCACGAGCCCTACACCCTGCCGGGAAACCGGCTGATCATCGGTCTGATGCAGTACGGCGTCGCGTCGGAGATCCAGGACGACGAGGACGGCACGATCGCCCGCATCCTGACGTTGCTCGACGGCACCCGGTACGTGTGGGAGGTCTGCGCGGACCTCGCCGAGACGCACCCGGGCATCGACGAGGACAGCGTCCGCGAGGTGGTGGACCAGCTCATCGCGCAGGGCTTCGTCGAGGACGCGGCGGCCCCGCTGCCCGACGGGTTCACAGTGGAGGCCGCGCAGCGCTACGACCGGGCCCGGCACTTCTACGCCTGGATCGACACCCAGCCGCGCCGTTCGCCCTTCGAGGTGCAGGCGCGCATCGGGCGGGCCCGGGTTTCCGTACTCGGTCTGGGCGGCACCGGTACGGCGGTCGCGGCCGGACTCGTCGCCAGCGGCGTCGGCGGCCTGCACTGCGCCGACTTCGACGTGATCGACCAGCCGAACCTGACCCGCCAGCTGCTCTACACCGAGAGCGACCTCGGCCAGCCGAAGGTGAAGGTCGCCGTGGACCGGCTGCGGGCGATGAACTCGCACGTCGAGGTCACCGGGGAGGAGTGTCGTGTCCGCTCCGCCGACGACCTGGTGCCGCTGATGAACGGGCGGGACGCCTTCGTCCTCTGCGCGGACCGGCCCGTCGACCAGATCCAGGACTGGACGAACGAGGCGGCCCTGCGTACCGGCACTCCGTGGTTCATGGCGCTCTACACCGGGCCGATGACAGTGGTCGGCTCGTTCCTTCCGGGCCGTACCGGGTGCTACACGTGCCTGCGGCGGCGGCCGGACAAGCACGAGATCCAGACCGACGGCACGCCGCTGCGCGGAGGGGAACGACCGAACGCGGTGATCGCCGCCACCGCGAACGTGACCGGCCATCTCTGCGCGCTGGAGGTGCTCTACCACCTCGGCGGGCTGCCCCAGCAGGTCGCCGGGCGAGTCTTCCACCAGAACGCCGCGCGCTGGGACCACCACTACTTCATCGACGTGCCGCGAGACCCGGACTGCCCCTCGTGCGGTCCGCGCGGCGCCTGA
- a CDS encoding AfsR/SARP family transcriptional regulator, translating into MVPAVMYRLLGPVEVCLDDRRVRVGGPRSQAMLAALLLEANRIVPVSRLMDAAWGSHPPASADVQVRNRVAAARRALRAAGLPGDVIGTHGSGYLLTVADGQLDLDVFEERVRRAEGRLDRGGAPEEAVSGLREALAMWRGPALDGLRTPALTAAAQRLDERRMTVVERCLGLELGLGRYDGVIGELTELVEAYPWRESLVGQLMRALYLADRQGEALDRFDQLRRRLAEELGVDPTAQLIRLRDLILRNDPSLRSPPDAGPVVAPPDHPAASGTRQADSGTRQAADPNGAAGRDGVAGPQGPTDSGEAATPHGSADSVGAEATDAPGAWAGRPPVRMLPAGLTDFVGREEQTAAVLRWLPERPAVAVTAISGLPGVGKTALAVRIAHHLGPAYPGPHLYVDLNGHEHPSSPVEVLGRFLRALGVPGAEIPADLEERAALFRGAMAERPGLVLLDNAAGAAQVRPLLPGTDTVVLITSRRALVDVDGAYQLRLDPLPEADALRLLAGIIGADRVAAEPGSASDVVHHCGLLPLAVRIAGARLAIPGVPSLRQAAAQLAELSHRLDHLTRADRSVRAAFHSAYVALDEPARRLLRRFAVLDLDRAPPWLPGVLLDDEAGAADAVTGLVEANLVEVTGPDELGQVRYHLHDLVRAFARERAAREEGPRERPEVLRRVFGTWLTLVEQARVALSHESGAAIVADLPRSPAPTGEHLSDPKRWFSAERAALLVSVEQAAATPGLEDYSWALAWHCDYYLFVDARLDELTRVTETGLAAAERRRHPEGIARLRLCVAFAALLRSDLEAALGYAQAAAAAAEPLAQPWLRADIAGVENQVYEGLGDRASARASLVRSIELYQEAGDEVAAGPKLVRLGVLQLQEGDPAAGETLARAVALLRAAGTPRPLAFGLRASGRWHDHRGAVDEARAAYLEALDLVRRHGDRLGEVALLSEVAAMLAGHGRLGEAAGYADTALEQARETRVAAYLAYARYAQGRISLMSGEPARARVLLEQAAGDLTASPPLQVEALMDLARAVERLTGAEAARDVWRRAHAVAARIGATATADQIERRLAGP; encoded by the coding sequence ATGGTGCCGGCGGTCATGTATCGGCTGCTCGGCCCGGTCGAGGTGTGCCTCGACGACCGGAGGGTCCGCGTCGGTGGCCCGCGCAGTCAGGCAATGCTCGCCGCGTTGCTGCTGGAAGCCAACCGGATCGTCCCGGTGTCCCGCCTCATGGACGCCGCGTGGGGCAGCCATCCTCCGGCGAGCGCGGACGTCCAGGTCCGCAACCGGGTCGCGGCGGCGCGACGGGCGCTGCGCGCCGCCGGTCTTCCCGGCGACGTGATCGGCACCCACGGCTCCGGATACCTGCTCACCGTCGCCGACGGTCAGCTCGACCTGGACGTCTTCGAGGAACGGGTACGCCGGGCCGAGGGGCGCCTCGACCGGGGCGGCGCCCCGGAGGAGGCGGTGTCCGGGCTGCGCGAGGCGCTGGCGATGTGGCGCGGTCCGGCGCTCGACGGCCTGCGTACGCCGGCGCTCACCGCGGCGGCGCAGCGTCTCGACGAGCGGCGGATGACAGTGGTCGAGCGCTGCCTCGGCCTGGAGCTGGGCCTCGGCCGGTACGACGGGGTGATCGGCGAGCTCACCGAACTGGTCGAGGCGTACCCCTGGCGGGAGTCGCTCGTGGGTCAGCTCATGCGGGCCCTCTACCTGGCGGACCGGCAGGGCGAGGCGCTGGACCGGTTCGACCAGTTGCGCCGCCGCCTGGCCGAGGAACTCGGCGTCGACCCGACGGCGCAGCTGATCCGGCTGCGCGACCTGATCCTGCGCAACGACCCCAGCCTGCGGTCGCCGCCCGACGCGGGGCCGGTCGTCGCGCCGCCCGACCACCCGGCCGCCTCCGGAACGCGCCAGGCCGACTCGGGAACGCGCCAAGCCGCCGACCCGAACGGAGCCGCCGGACGGGATGGGGTCGCCGGACCGCAGGGGCCCACCGATTCGGGCGAGGCCGCCACACCCCACGGGTCCGCCGATTCGGTCGGCGCCGAAGCCACCGACGCCCCCGGGGCGTGGGCCGGGCGCCCACCGGTCCGGATGCTGCCGGCCGGCCTCACCGACTTCGTCGGCCGGGAGGAGCAGACGGCGGCGGTCCTGCGGTGGCTTCCGGAACGGCCGGCGGTCGCCGTGACGGCGATCAGCGGCCTGCCCGGCGTCGGCAAGACCGCGCTGGCGGTCCGGATCGCCCACCACCTCGGCCCGGCGTACCCCGGTCCGCACCTGTACGTCGACCTGAACGGGCACGAGCATCCGTCGTCTCCGGTCGAGGTGCTCGGGCGGTTCCTGCGGGCGCTCGGCGTGCCCGGCGCGGAGATCCCCGCCGACCTGGAGGAACGCGCCGCGCTGTTCCGGGGGGCGATGGCCGAGCGGCCCGGTCTGGTGCTGCTGGACAACGCGGCCGGCGCGGCGCAGGTGCGCCCCCTGCTGCCCGGGACGGACACCGTCGTGCTGATCACGAGCCGGCGCGCGCTCGTCGACGTCGACGGCGCCTACCAGCTGCGGCTGGACCCGCTGCCCGAGGCGGACGCGCTGCGGCTGCTCGCCGGCATCATCGGCGCGGACCGCGTCGCTGCCGAGCCCGGCTCCGCCTCGGACGTCGTCCACCACTGCGGACTGCTGCCGCTGGCGGTGCGGATCGCGGGCGCCCGGCTGGCGATACCCGGCGTGCCGTCGCTGCGGCAGGCGGCGGCGCAGCTCGCCGAACTCTCGCACCGGCTGGACCACCTCACCCGCGCCGACCGCAGCGTACGGGCGGCGTTCCACTCGGCGTACGTGGCGCTGGACGAGCCGGCCCGGCGGCTGCTGCGCCGGTTCGCCGTGCTGGACCTCGACCGGGCCCCGCCGTGGCTGCCCGGCGTCCTGCTCGACGACGAGGCGGGCGCGGCGGACGCGGTAACCGGTCTGGTCGAGGCCAACCTGGTCGAGGTGACCGGACCGGACGAGCTGGGCCAGGTCCGCTATCACCTCCACGATCTGGTCCGCGCCTTCGCCCGGGAGCGCGCCGCGCGGGAGGAGGGGCCGCGGGAACGGCCGGAGGTGCTGCGGCGCGTCTTCGGCACCTGGCTGACGCTGGTCGAGCAGGCCCGGGTGGCGCTGAGTCACGAGAGTGGCGCCGCCATCGTCGCCGACCTGCCGAGGTCACCGGCGCCCACCGGTGAGCACCTGAGCGACCCGAAGCGCTGGTTCAGCGCCGAACGGGCCGCCCTGCTGGTCAGCGTCGAGCAGGCCGCCGCGACGCCCGGCCTGGAGGACTACTCCTGGGCGCTGGCCTGGCACTGCGACTACTACCTGTTCGTCGACGCCCGGCTGGACGAGCTGACCCGGGTCACCGAGACCGGGCTGGCGGCCGCCGAGCGCCGGCGGCACCCCGAGGGGATCGCCCGGCTCCGGCTCTGCGTGGCGTTCGCGGCCCTGCTGCGCAGTGACCTGGAGGCCGCGCTCGGCTACGCGCAGGCCGCCGCCGCGGCGGCCGAGCCGCTCGCCCAACCCTGGCTGCGGGCCGACATCGCCGGGGTCGAGAACCAGGTGTACGAGGGACTGGGGGACCGGGCGTCGGCGCGCGCGAGCCTGGTCCGCTCCATCGAGCTCTACCAGGAAGCCGGTGACGAGGTCGCCGCCGGACCGAAACTCGTCCGGCTGGGCGTACTCCAGTTGCAGGAGGGCGATCCGGCCGCCGGGGAGACGCTCGCCCGGGCCGTCGCGCTGCTGCGGGCCGCCGGCACGCCCCGGCCGCTCGCGTTCGGCCTGCGCGCGTCGGGCCGCTGGCACGATCACCGCGGCGCGGTGGACGAGGCCCGGGCGGCGTACCTGGAAGCCCTGGATCTGGTCCGGCGGCACGGTGACCGGCTCGGTGAGGTGGCGCTGCTCAGCGAGGTCGCCGCGATGCTCGCGGGGCACGGCCGGCTGGGCGAGGCGGCCGGGTACGCCGACACCGCCCTGGAGCAGGCCCGCGAGACGCGGGTCGCGGCGTACCTGGCCTACGCCCGGTACGCCCAGGGACGGATCAGCCTGATGTCGGGCGAGCCGGCGCGGGCGCGGGTCCTGCTCGAACAGGCGGCCGGCGACCTGACGGCCAGCCCGCCGCTGCAGGTGGAGGCCCTGATGGACCTGGCCCGGGCGGTGGAGCGGCTGACCGGGGCCGAGGCAGCCCGGGACGTCTGGCGGCGCGCCCACGCGGTGGCTGCCCGGATCGGGGCCACTGCCACGGCGGACCAGATCGAGCGGCGGCTGGCCGGACCGTAG